The following are encoded together in the Halorubrum lacusprofundi ATCC 49239 genome:
- the pstC gene encoding phosphate ABC transporter permease subunit PstC produces the protein MSLTPQTDWRASIERRLTRTQKFIDDTDPEALAVVLVSMGSLLAAFVGFLLASPWTAVPLGTFLIATGYGWARHQALVARAVTFAMTTVTLVTLGLIVVFIFAESIPAFQYETASVFGVSVPGLGMFTQARWDAVSEPVRYSLLPMIHGTVMVTTIATLVAAPLGVAAALFIAEIAPPRVRELVKPGIEVLAGIPSIVYGFIGFTVINPWAGGAFALNGGSTYLFVGIVVGLMALPTVVSVAEDALTSVPSVMKDGSLALGATDWQSMTSITLPAAFSGVSAAVLLGVGRAIGETMAATVMLAGVPRISEPLVNVFYGYETLTSLIARGYGSANGVHESALFAAGVVLFVTVLCLSLGSQYIEARMRRRLGGVE, from the coding sequence ATGTCACTTACCCCCCAAACCGATTGGCGCGCTAGCATCGAGCGACGGCTGACCAGAACACAGAAGTTCATCGACGACACCGACCCGGAGGCGCTGGCAGTGGTCCTCGTGTCGATGGGGTCGCTACTGGCCGCCTTCGTCGGGTTCCTGCTGGCGTCGCCGTGGACGGCTGTCCCGCTCGGGACATTTCTGATCGCCACCGGCTACGGCTGGGCGCGCCATCAGGCGCTCGTCGCCCGCGCGGTCACCTTCGCGATGACGACGGTGACGCTCGTGACGCTCGGGCTCATCGTCGTCTTCATCTTCGCCGAATCGATCCCGGCGTTTCAGTACGAGACGGCGAGCGTGTTCGGCGTCTCTGTTCCGGGACTCGGGATGTTTACACAGGCCCGTTGGGACGCCGTCTCGGAGCCCGTTCGCTACTCGCTGCTCCCGATGATCCATGGGACGGTGATGGTGACCACCATCGCGACGCTTGTGGCGGCCCCGCTCGGCGTCGCCGCGGCGCTGTTCATCGCCGAGATCGCCCCGCCGCGGGTTCGCGAGCTCGTCAAGCCGGGGATCGAGGTGTTGGCGGGCATCCCCTCGATCGTTTACGGTTTCATCGGCTTCACCGTGATCAACCCGTGGGCGGGCGGCGCGTTCGCACTCAATGGCGGGTCGACGTATCTGTTCGTTGGCATCGTTGTCGGGCTAATGGCGTTGCCGACCGTCGTCTCCGTCGCTGAGGACGCGCTCACGAGCGTCCCGAGCGTGATGAAAGACGGGTCGCTCGCCCTCGGGGCGACCGACTGGCAGTCGATGACCTCCATTACGCTTCCCGCGGCCTTCTCGGGCGTCTCGGCGGCCGTGCTCCTCGGTGTCGGACGCGCCATCGGTGAGACGATGGCCGCGACGGTGATGCTGGCCGGCGTTCCGCGGATCAGCGAGCCGCTCGTGAACGTCTTCTACGGCTACGAGACGCTCACCTCGCTCATCGCTCGCGGCTACGGTAGCGCAAACGGCGTTCACGAGAGCGCACTGTTCGCCGCCGGCGTCGTCCTGTTCGTGACCGTGTTGTGTCTGAGTCTCGGCTCGCAGTACATCGAGGCGCGTATGCGTCGCCGCCTCGGGGGTGTCGAATGA
- the phoU gene encoding phosphate signaling complex protein PhoU codes for MITVPREDYRESLDALRSDIESMSEDVLDQLLCALDALERDDHELAREVIDGDDRINQQYLNLEGDCVDLIALQQPVASDLRFIVASFKILTDLERIGDLATNLARYALSGSSEIFSKIRIENIGETAYSQLQMAIEAYMHADSEACRVISDRDDELDASCQTASEAIVRDLVASEPDRWEIEQLLDDVSRLLLTVRDLERIGDHAVNIAARTLYANDSDRKLIY; via the coding sequence GTGATCACCGTGCCTCGGGAGGACTATCGCGAGTCGCTTGATGCGTTGCGGAGCGACATCGAGTCGATGTCGGAGGACGTCCTGGATCAGCTCCTGTGCGCGCTTGACGCTCTCGAACGCGATGACCATGAACTGGCCCGGGAGGTGATCGACGGCGACGACCGCATCAATCAGCAGTACCTCAATCTTGAGGGCGACTGTGTCGATCTGATCGCGCTCCAACAGCCCGTCGCCTCAGATCTCCGATTCATCGTCGCGTCGTTCAAGATACTCACCGATCTGGAGCGGATCGGTGACCTCGCAACGAACCTCGCCAGATACGCCCTCTCTGGCAGTTCAGAGATCTTCTCGAAAATCCGGATCGAAAATATCGGCGAGACCGCGTACAGTCAGCTTCAGATGGCCATCGAGGCCTATATGCACGCGGATTCCGAGGCGTGTCGAGTAATCAGCGACCGTGACGACGAGCTCGACGCGTCGTGTCAGACCGCCAGCGAAGCTATCGTTCGCGACCTTGTCGCCAGCGAGCCTGATCGCTGGGAAATTGAGCAACTGCTCGATGATGTGTCTCGGTTGCTACTCACGGTCCGAGATCTGGAACGAATCGGTGACCACGCCGTCAATATCGCTGCCCGCACACTGTACGCGAACGACAGCGATCGCAAACTGATCTACTGA
- a CDS encoding substrate-binding domain-containing protein encodes MSRDSGRQASAVSRRKYLLTSAAIGTAGLAGCSDSDSGGTGSDSGGDEGSNSIESGSSGPSTVTAEGSSTVYPISNRGSSYWNSNSPASDGEYWGSNDESSVAGWDQIETDQNIADYFASLYGFETTGERSNPPFATRVALSHSGTGCEAVRDGLVDIGNSSGPITAELDISEEQRDENYVDHVVGRDGQPVFVSQAIYDAGVEQLTGEQIRGIYQGDITNWSEVGGPDREIFVVGRAEGSGTDTSFRLNMLGDADAPMDVDSRFGQNQQVQQVLQDNDNAIGYMALAFSGSGIQAIGIEFEGTLFEPDADAENTIFDSEYPLNRDLHMYTRINEDTPEGTDMREAAFLNMFLTEFGQQTFVEDVNYITLPTSDIEAEREKLPDQA; translated from the coding sequence ATGTCACGCGACTCAGGGCGTCAGGCGAGCGCGGTATCACGTCGAAAGTATCTGCTGACGTCGGCCGCCATCGGGACGGCGGGCCTTGCCGGGTGTAGCGACAGCGATAGCGGAGGCACCGGAAGCGACAGCGGAGGCGACGAGGGCAGTAACTCTATCGAATCTGGCTCCTCGGGGCCTTCGACGGTGACCGCCGAGGGATCCTCGACGGTGTACCCTATCTCGAACAGGGGGAGTTCCTACTGGAACTCGAACTCGCCGGCGAGCGACGGCGAGTACTGGGGCTCGAACGACGAGTCGTCGGTCGCCGGCTGGGACCAGATCGAGACCGACCAGAACATCGCCGACTACTTCGCGAGCCTCTACGGCTTCGAAACGACCGGTGAACGGTCGAACCCGCCGTTCGCCACTCGCGTCGCACTGAGCCACTCAGGGACCGGCTGCGAGGCGGTCCGAGACGGCCTCGTCGACATCGGGAACTCCTCGGGACCGATAACCGCAGAACTCGACATCAGCGAAGAGCAGCGCGACGAGAACTACGTCGACCACGTCGTCGGCCGCGACGGTCAGCCGGTGTTCGTCAGTCAGGCAATCTACGACGCCGGCGTCGAACAGCTCACTGGTGAGCAGATCCGCGGAATCTACCAAGGCGACATCACCAACTGGAGCGAGGTCGGCGGCCCGGATCGGGAAATCTTCGTTGTCGGCCGCGCAGAGGGATCGGGTACGGACACCTCGTTCCGACTGAACATGCTCGGCGACGCCGACGCGCCGATGGATGTCGACAGTCGCTTCGGACAGAACCAGCAGGTCCAGCAGGTCCTCCAAGACAACGACAACGCCATCGGCTACATGGCGCTAGCGTTCTCCGGGTCGGGGATTCAGGCGATCGGCATCGAGTTTGAGGGGACGTTGTTCGAGCCGGATGCCGACGCCGAGAACACCATCTTCGACTCGGAGTACCCGCTGAACCGGGACCTCCACATGTACACCCGGATCAACGAGGATACGCCCGAGGGGACAGACATGCGTGAGGCCGCCTTCCTCAACATGTTCCTGACCGAGTTCGGCCAGCAGACGTTCGTCGAGGACGTCAACTACATCACGCTGCCCACCTCCGACATCGAGGCCGAACGCGAGAAGCTCCCCGACCAGGCGTAA
- the pstA gene encoding phosphate ABC transporter permease PstA, producing the protein MSRATQTALIQDDRTVYEAAAGTAVGLSGVTFAVGLAALLGLVAIDAPVAGLELSVVFGALLLALGTSVAGFGAASRFGYVDAAPQPSAGIVAAAAFTGIWFIVGAIVSGAVGLGTGGRLGVGIVLGGIAFATTALPREDIGSTVPAGAVAGLCGLSLITGVVGPGWKQVLVGYNATLFGDTVVPLVVLFASLVSGWSAAKAYGGFGARGRNVGAYVLIYLVVCSILAVLIGLVAFVTVKGLPGLFNGFGVGGATLVSWPFLTNGAGLLADIAGVFPALVGTVWLVIGAVLFAVPTGVGAAVFLSEYAEQGRFTGAVEVATNGLWSTPSIVFGLFGAAFLIPRFGNQKSLIAGMLTLGFMLLPLVLITSREAILSVPDDYRDASAALGVSKWQTIRSVVLPAAIPGVTTGVILGVGRIAGETAPILLTMGGGVLPAKSAAPNVLGSFQLSGSPPFVSNPALLEATSALPYQLYALITAGLSGNIQNPQEYAWGLALTLLLVVLIFYAIGITTRYYFRRKLHQ; encoded by the coding sequence ATGAGCCGCGCCACTCAGACCGCCCTCATCCAGGACGACCGCACGGTGTACGAGGCTGCCGCCGGGACTGCGGTCGGACTCTCCGGAGTCACGTTCGCTGTCGGCTTGGCGGCGCTGCTGGGCCTTGTGGCGATCGACGCCCCCGTTGCTGGTCTCGAGTTGTCGGTGGTGTTCGGTGCACTGCTACTCGCCCTCGGGACGTCGGTAGCGGGCTTCGGGGCCGCCTCACGATTCGGGTACGTTGACGCGGCACCCCAGCCCAGCGCGGGGATCGTCGCCGCGGCCGCGTTCACGGGGATCTGGTTCATCGTGGGCGCAATTGTGTCCGGGGCAGTTGGGCTCGGAACGGGCGGCCGGCTCGGAGTCGGGATAGTCCTCGGGGGGATCGCGTTCGCGACGACCGCGCTCCCTCGCGAAGATATCGGATCGACGGTGCCCGCAGGGGCCGTCGCCGGCCTCTGTGGGCTCTCGCTCATCACCGGCGTCGTCGGCCCCGGATGGAAGCAGGTGCTCGTCGGGTACAATGCGACGCTGTTCGGCGACACCGTCGTTCCTCTGGTCGTGTTGTTCGCCTCGCTGGTGAGCGGCTGGAGCGCCGCGAAAGCGTACGGCGGGTTCGGTGCCCGCGGGCGTAACGTCGGTGCATACGTGCTCATCTATCTCGTCGTCTGCTCGATACTGGCCGTGCTCATCGGGCTCGTCGCTTTCGTCACAGTGAAAGGGCTCCCCGGGCTGTTCAACGGGTTCGGAGTCGGGGGCGCAACTCTCGTCAGCTGGCCGTTCCTGACCAACGGTGCCGGGCTGTTGGCCGATATCGCCGGTGTGTTCCCCGCACTCGTCGGGACGGTCTGGTTGGTCATCGGTGCCGTCCTCTTCGCCGTGCCGACCGGCGTTGGCGCCGCCGTGTTCCTCAGCGAATACGCCGAACAGGGCCGGTTCACGGGAGCCGTCGAAGTGGCGACTAACGGCCTCTGGAGCACGCCGAGCATCGTGTTCGGGCTGTTCGGCGCCGCCTTCCTGATCCCTCGCTTCGGCAATCAGAAATCGCTGATAGCCGGGATGTTGACGCTCGGGTTCATGCTGCTGCCGTTGGTGTTGATCACGAGCCGGGAAGCGATCCTCTCAGTACCCGACGATTACCGCGACGCCAGCGCGGCACTCGGCGTCTCGAAGTGGCAGACGATCCGAAGCGTCGTCCTCCCCGCGGCGATTCCGGGAGTCACCACGGGCGTGATCCTCGGTGTCGGCCGCATCGCCGGTGAGACCGCCCCCATCCTACTGACAATGGGCGGTGGCGTCCTCCCGGCGAAATCGGCTGCCCCCAACGTGTTGGGTAGCTTCCAGCTGAGCGGGTCGCCGCCGTTCGTTAGTAACCCCGCGCTATTGGAGGCGACGAGTGCGCTACCGTATCAGTTGTACGCACTCATCACAGCGGGGCTGAGTGGAAACATCCAGAACCCACAAGAGTACGCGTGGGGGCTGGCACTGACGCTGCTGCTCGTTGTGTTGATCTTCTACGCGATCGGTATCACGACGCGCTACTACTTCAGACGGAAACTCCACCAATGA
- the pstB gene encoding phosphate ABC transporter ATP-binding protein PstB: MSQTDTAETTANRTDGQEVSTTAGETVEETRSEWTDYEAGGETKLAVEDLDVHYGDDHALKGVSIDIPEESVTALIGPSGCGKSTFLRCLNRMNDRIRAANVDGMVELDGEDIYQDGVDLVELRKRVGMVFQSPNPFPKSIRENVSYGPRKHGDIQTGLLARLTGRAEPDREEALVERSLERAALWGEVNNRLDDNALGLSGGQQQRLCIARCLAVDPEVILMDEPASALDPIATSKIEDLIEDLAQDYTVVVVTHSMQQAARVSDQTAVFLTGGELVEYDDTEKIFENPESQRVEDYISGKFG, encoded by the coding sequence ATGAGTCAGACAGACACCGCAGAGACGACGGCGAACCGCACCGACGGCCAGGAGGTCTCCACGACCGCCGGCGAGACCGTCGAGGAGACACGTTCCGAGTGGACAGACTACGAGGCCGGCGGCGAGACGAAACTCGCCGTCGAGGACCTCGACGTTCACTACGGCGACGACCATGCGCTGAAGGGTGTCTCGATAGACATCCCTGAAGAGAGTGTGACGGCGCTCATCGGCCCGTCTGGCTGTGGAAAGTCGACGTTCCTCCGGTGTCTCAATCGGATGAACGACCGTATCCGAGCCGCCAACGTTGACGGAATGGTCGAGCTCGACGGCGAGGATATCTATCAGGACGGCGTCGATCTCGTCGAGCTTCGGAAGCGGGTCGGGATGGTGTTTCAGAGTCCCAACCCCTTCCCCAAGTCGATCCGCGAGAACGTCTCGTACGGACCACGGAAACACGGCGATATCCAGACGGGTCTGCTCGCACGCTTGACCGGGCGCGCAGAGCCCGACCGCGAAGAGGCACTCGTTGAGCGCTCGCTCGAACGGGCCGCGCTGTGGGGGGAGGTGAACAACCGGCTGGACGACAACGCGCTCGGACTGTCCGGCGGTCAACAACAGCGACTCTGTATCGCTCGCTGTTTGGCCGTCGACCCGGAGGTCATCCTCATGGACGAGCCGGCCTCGGCGCTCGATCCGATCGCCACCTCGAAGATCGAGGATCTCATCGAAGATCTCGCGCAGGACTACACCGTCGTCGTCGTCACTCATAGCATGCAACAGGCCGCCAGGGTCTCCGACCAGACCGCCGTCTTCCTGACCGGCGGCGAGCTCGTCGAGTACGACGACACGGAGAAGATATTCGAGAACCCCGAAAGCCAGCGCGTGGAGGATTACATCAGCGGGAAGTTCGGGTGA